A window of the Lysinibacillus irui genome harbors these coding sequences:
- the topB gene encoding type IA DNA topoisomerase — MGKIAILAEKPSQARAYADAFKIKQKEKVFIELEPCSTFPEGAIITWAVGHLVELKEPKEYQKEWEKWSLSSLPIIPQKFEDKVVSKMYTQFNAVKKIFHDPQVTMIYNCCDSEREGSNIFYSLLKMTKVNKPVKRLWINSLEVEEIRKGFNNMQSNERDLLMYQEAKTRQISDWLVGMNCSRLYTLLLQKKGFKGSISIGRVQSPTVYLIYKRQQEIEQFKPEHFYEIEGVFKAQNGVYKGKAKLKTKERAEAVQFLQQHGIEPMDIGQITSVTNKTKRIAPPKLHALSTLQAAANKRWKYSPSYVLKLTQSLYEKKLVSYPRTDSQLITQNEFAYLNESLGNYQKLVGKSFHTINRGSNKRYVDNANVGEHYAIIPTRKVPTEKALQSMNTDERNVYFEIINTTLAMFHHDYEYDEKTIITNVKNVEFKTVGKTELVKGWKELFSSDKDVQARDESLPVVSKDEMVQCQVAILEGTTTPPKPYTEGQLITMMKTCGKSVENEEEIEVLKSIEGIGTEATRSGIIETIKKHGFIEVRKNIVSIMPKGELLCRAIEGTLLSSPSMTAKWEIYLHKIGRGEGSAKHFIDSIGKFINQLIQDVPQQLESLTIEAEHFKPAAAKEIVTCPTCKVGKIGLRKSFYGCSNYKNGCKQTFPERLLGKKLTEKNIHDLCKMGKTAVMKGFKSKNGKPFNAALRLVEGKIEFEFNEK, encoded by the coding sequence ATGGGGAAAATCGCCATTTTGGCAGAGAAACCTTCTCAAGCAAGAGCCTATGCCGATGCATTTAAAATTAAACAAAAAGAGAAAGTATTTATTGAATTGGAACCGTGTTCTACTTTTCCTGAAGGAGCCATCATTACCTGGGCAGTTGGTCATCTTGTTGAGTTAAAGGAACCGAAAGAATATCAAAAGGAATGGGAGAAATGGTCGCTGTCCTCATTACCGATCATTCCGCAGAAATTTGAAGATAAAGTCGTTTCTAAAATGTATACACAGTTCAATGCTGTAAAAAAAATCTTTCATGATCCGCAAGTGACGATGATCTATAACTGCTGTGATAGTGAGCGTGAGGGTTCAAATATCTTTTACTCCCTTTTAAAAATGACGAAAGTAAATAAGCCTGTGAAACGATTATGGATCAATTCATTAGAGGTGGAGGAAATTCGGAAAGGCTTTAATAATATGCAGAGTAATGAGCGTGATTTGCTGATGTATCAAGAAGCAAAAACGCGTCAAATTAGCGATTGGCTCGTAGGGATGAACTGTAGTCGCCTCTATACACTACTTTTACAGAAGAAAGGCTTTAAGGGGAGTATCTCCATTGGACGTGTGCAATCGCCAACTGTCTATCTAATTTATAAAAGACAGCAGGAAATTGAACAGTTCAAGCCTGAACATTTTTATGAAATTGAAGGGGTTTTTAAAGCGCAGAATGGTGTGTACAAGGGGAAAGCCAAGTTAAAAACAAAAGAGCGTGCAGAGGCCGTGCAATTCCTGCAACAACATGGGATTGAACCAATGGATATAGGTCAAATTACGAGTGTCACGAACAAAACGAAACGGATTGCACCGCCCAAACTACATGCACTATCCACATTACAAGCAGCTGCCAATAAACGTTGGAAATATAGTCCGTCCTATGTGTTGAAACTTACGCAATCACTTTATGAGAAAAAGCTTGTTTCTTACCCACGTACCGATTCACAGCTCATTACGCAAAATGAGTTTGCCTATTTAAATGAATCTCTGGGTAACTATCAAAAGCTTGTAGGGAAGTCCTTTCATACGATCAATCGAGGGTCAAACAAACGTTACGTCGACAATGCCAACGTTGGGGAGCATTATGCCATAATTCCAACGAGAAAGGTACCGACAGAAAAAGCGCTACAATCGATGAATACGGATGAACGCAATGTTTATTTCGAAATCATCAATACGACACTGGCCATGTTTCACCATGATTATGAATACGATGAAAAAACGATTATCACAAATGTCAAAAATGTAGAATTTAAAACGGTAGGGAAAACGGAGCTTGTAAAAGGCTGGAAAGAGTTGTTTTCAAGTGATAAAGACGTGCAGGCTCGTGACGAGTCATTACCTGTCGTAAGCAAAGATGAAATGGTACAATGTCAGGTCGCTATTTTAGAAGGCACAACAACCCCTCCTAAGCCCTATACAGAAGGGCAACTCATTACGATGATGAAAACATGTGGTAAATCCGTGGAGAATGAAGAAGAAATCGAGGTACTCAAATCGATTGAAGGTATTGGGACAGAAGCAACTCGGAGCGGCATAATTGAGACGATTAAAAAGCATGGATTTATTGAAGTACGAAAAAACATCGTGAGCATAATGCCAAAAGGAGAGCTTTTATGTCGGGCCATTGAAGGAACATTGCTGTCCAGTCCATCGATGACAGCAAAATGGGAAATTTACTTACATAAAATTGGACGTGGCGAAGGCTCTGCAAAGCATTTTATTGATAGTATTGGCAAGTTTATTAATCAATTAATACAGGATGTGCCTCAACAGCTAGAGTCACTTACAATTGAAGCTGAGCACTTTAAACCAGCTGCTGCGAAAGAGATTGTGACGTGTCCAACATGTAAAGTAGGAAAAATAGGTTTGCGCAAAAGCTTTTATGGCTGTTCGAATTATAAAAATGGCTGTAAGCAAACGTTCCCAGAAAGGCTACTAGGCAAAAAACTAACGGAAAAGAACATACATGATTTATGCAAGATGGGTAAAACTGCCGTGATGAAAGGCTTTAAATCAAAAAATGGTAAACCATTTAATGCGGCACTCCGCTTGGTAGAAGGAAAGATTGAATTTGAGTTTAATGAAAAATAA
- a CDS encoding bifunctional adenosylcobinamide kinase/adenosylcobinamide-phosphate guanylyltransferase — protein MPLIFITGGVRSGKSHFAERTAIQHYQVQLGPTKRLIYLASGIALDREMAKRIDRHQADRQAQPVQWLTVEVPYDMAEVLATLQDGDVVLWDCVTTWLTNAFYEGFDSGTPCIDQPGCLENKLLNIKQAILSLLNKDVTFLVVSNELFDEPPYDSDEVELYRQTLGQWHQWFVAIAQEAYEMNYGIVKRWK, from the coding sequence ATGCCACTCATTTTTATTACAGGTGGTGTTCGTAGTGGGAAATCCCATTTTGCTGAGCGAACAGCGATTCAGCATTACCAAGTACAGCTAGGTCCCACAAAACGTTTAATTTATCTGGCTTCTGGCATCGCCTTAGATCGAGAAATGGCTAAGCGGATTGACCGACATCAGGCAGATCGGCAGGCACAACCTGTGCAGTGGCTAACGGTGGAGGTACCCTATGACATGGCAGAGGTTTTAGCAACACTCCAAGATGGGGATGTGGTGCTGTGGGACTGCGTGACAACGTGGCTAACAAATGCTTTTTATGAGGGCTTTGACAGTGGTACGCCATGTATAGATCAGCCAGGCTGTTTAGAAAACAAGCTACTGAACATCAAACAGGCCATCCTTTCATTACTAAATAAGGATGTGACTTTTTTAGTTGTCTCCAATGAACTGTTTGATGAGCCACCATATGATAGTGATGAAGTAGAGTTATACCGACAAACACTCGGGCAATGGCATCAATGGTTCGTTGCCATTGCACAGGAGGCCTATGAAATGAATTATGGTATTGTAAAGAGATGGAAATAA
- a CDS encoding glucose 1-dehydrogenase encodes MGRLNGKVAIITGAAMGMGASEAKLFAQEGAKVIATDVQIEPLNNLVKEIKENGGEIIGLQHNVTSEDEWKAVIAEAVKAYGKVDVLVNNAGVSSPKTIANMEMDEWNKVMDINLNGCIIGMKYVIPEMQKAGGGSIINISSIGGIVGMAGTSPYTAAKGALRVLSKSAAIEYGKDKIRVNSVHPGIIVTPMVAPTMEEGGALPFYQTYTQLPYFGEPEDVAYGVVFLASDESRFMTGAELVIDGGWTAI; translated from the coding sequence ATGGGTCGTTTAAATGGGAAAGTAGCAATTATTACAGGAGCGGCAATGGGAATGGGCGCATCAGAGGCAAAATTATTTGCTCAAGAAGGGGCAAAGGTGATTGCAACAGATGTACAAATCGAGCCATTGAACAACTTAGTTAAAGAAATTAAAGAAAACGGCGGAGAGATTATTGGTCTTCAACATAATGTGACTTCTGAAGATGAGTGGAAGGCAGTAATCGCAGAGGCTGTAAAGGCTTATGGTAAGGTGGATGTTCTTGTAAACAATGCAGGCGTTTCATCACCAAAAACAATTGCTAATATGGAAATGGATGAATGGAATAAAGTCATGGACATTAACCTTAATGGCTGTATCATCGGTATGAAATATGTCATTCCTGAAATGCAAAAAGCTGGTGGCGGCTCCATCATCAATATTTCTTCGATCGGTGGTATCGTAGGAATGGCTGGGACAAGCCCCTATACCGCAGCAAAAGGCGCACTACGCGTTCTTTCTAAATCGGCTGCGATCGAATACGGCAAAGATAAAATTCGCGTAAATTCTGTGCACCCAGGTATTATCGTTACACCAATGGTAGCACCTACCATGGAAGAGGGCGGTGCACTGCCATTCTATCAAACTTACACACAACTACCATACTTCGGTGAACCTGAAGATGTAGCGTATGGCGTAGTCTTCCTAGCATCAGACGAATCCCGCTTCATGACAGGCGCAGAGCTAGTCATCGACGGCGGCTGGACAGCAATTTAA
- a CDS encoding histidine phosphatase family protein — MTTFYLVRHGETQWNQEQRLQGWLDSPLTENGRAAAQRLHKQLQPIQFAAAYCSSSGRARETMDILTTKRKLPIIYEDDLREIYLGDWQGQTIEDILANHKLDYELYTNYPAQFVATHTESFGAVTERAMFTLKKIADQHPDETVLIVSHAVTIKCIVNAILQRSISELWTAPYIHGTSVTVIERQEQQWAVKEIGNLHHLQ; from the coding sequence GTGACAACTTTTTATCTAGTAAGACATGGGGAAACACAATGGAATCAAGAGCAACGACTACAGGGCTGGCTGGACTCTCCATTAACGGAAAATGGTAGAGCAGCAGCACAAAGACTTCACAAGCAACTCCAGCCTATTCAGTTTGCAGCTGCTTATTGTAGCTCAAGTGGACGTGCAAGGGAGACGATGGACATTTTGACCACTAAGCGCAAGCTTCCGATTATTTATGAGGATGATTTACGTGAAATCTATTTAGGGGATTGGCAAGGCCAAACAATTGAAGACATTCTCGCCAATCATAAGCTTGATTATGAGCTCTATACTAATTACCCAGCACAGTTTGTTGCAACACATACGGAAAGCTTTGGTGCTGTGACAGAAAGAGCCATGTTTACATTAAAGAAAATAGCGGATCAACATCCCGATGAAACGGTTCTCATTGTCTCTCATGCAGTAACCATTAAATGTATCGTTAACGCTATTTTACAGCGAAGTATAAGTGAGCTATGGACAGCCCCATACATTCATGGAACAAGTGTGACAGTGATTGAACGACAAGAGCAACAATGGGCTGTGAAAGAAATTGGCAATCTTCATCATTTACAATAG
- a CDS encoding aspartate kinase → MIVCKFGGTSVASAEQIQKVANIVKSNPARKIVAVSAPGKRSGDDIKVTDLLIQLANAALQQENTEEKLQTVVDRFRAIADGLGIDYAICDVIAEDLRERVQGDKTNVELFIDSIKAAGEDNNAKLIAAYFNAIGMPARYVSPKDGLVVNDLPERTFALPEAYANLAPLKDTKEIIVFPGFFGYTRAGVLRTFDRGGSDITGSILAAAVEAELYENFTDVDCVFSANPKVVNDPVEIKEITYREMRELSYAGFSVFHDEALMPVYKIGVPVNIKNTNNPSAPGTRIVPSRPATGRPVTGISADSGFSTLYVSKYLMNREVGFGRKLLQILEDENISYEHTPSGLDDISVIMRSNQLTPENEARIISRVKEELHAEYVEMRHGFSMIVIVGEGMRHNTGLAARAATAISRTGANIEMINQGSSEVSLVFGVLQEYENRILQALYEEFFAHANA, encoded by the coding sequence ATGATCGTGTGTAAATTTGGTGGAACATCTGTAGCAAGCGCAGAACAAATTCAAAAAGTGGCAAACATTGTGAAATCTAATCCGGCACGTAAGATCGTTGCCGTTTCAGCACCAGGGAAACGTTCTGGTGACGATATAAAAGTAACAGACCTATTAATACAATTAGCAAATGCAGCGTTACAACAAGAGAATACGGAAGAAAAATTGCAGACTGTTGTGGATCGATTTAGAGCGATTGCGGATGGTTTGGGGATAGATTATGCCATTTGTGACGTGATTGCGGAAGATTTACGTGAACGTGTACAAGGTGACAAAACAAACGTGGAATTATTCATTGATAGCATTAAAGCGGCAGGTGAAGATAATAACGCCAAGCTCATTGCTGCCTATTTTAACGCGATTGGTATGCCCGCACGCTATGTCAGTCCTAAAGATGGGCTAGTGGTAAATGATTTACCTGAACGAACATTTGCTTTACCAGAAGCGTATGCTAATTTAGCCCCTTTAAAAGATACAAAAGAAATTATTGTTTTCCCAGGTTTCTTCGGTTACACTAGAGCGGGCGTATTGCGAACATTTGACCGCGGTGGCTCTGATATTACAGGCTCCATCTTAGCAGCAGCTGTTGAAGCGGAGCTCTATGAAAACTTTACGGATGTGGATTGTGTGTTCTCTGCGAATCCGAAAGTCGTCAATGATCCAGTGGAAATTAAAGAAATTACGTATCGCGAAATGCGCGAATTATCATATGCAGGCTTTTCAGTGTTCCATGATGAAGCGTTAATGCCTGTCTACAAGATTGGGGTGCCAGTTAACATAAAAAATACAAATAATCCATCAGCCCCAGGTACACGTATTGTACCAAGCCGTCCTGCAACAGGTCGTCCAGTTACAGGTATCTCGGCAGACAGTGGCTTTTCAACTTTATATGTCTCTAAATATTTGATGAATCGTGAAGTAGGCTTTGGACGAAAGCTACTCCAAATTTTAGAAGATGAAAATATTTCTTATGAACACACACCATCTGGTTTAGACGATATTTCTGTCATCATGCGTTCAAATCAACTAACACCAGAAAATGAAGCACGTATTATTAGTCGTGTAAAAGAAGAGCTACATGCAGAGTATGTAGAAATGCGTCACGGTTTTTCAATGATCGTGATTGTTGGCGAAGGGATGCGTCATAATACAGGATTAGCTGCCCGTGCTGCCACAGCGATTTCAAGAACTGGCGCAAATATTGAAATGATCAATCAAGGTTCTTCTGAAGTGAGCCTCGTGTTCGGTGTCCTTCAGGAATATGAAAACCGCATTTTACAAGCGCTTTATGAAGAATTTTTTGCGCATGCGAATGCATAA
- a CDS encoding TetR/AcrR family transcriptional regulator: protein MSKKMDPRVIRTRQLLRDALVELIDEQGYEKITVQDITKRATLNRATFYLHFRDKLDLLYQSSMETLQQLVRCIHPNFEEKKEFDLLPNYDQPHDTFMRLFEQIASNSKLYKVYLTEKNIPYFSDGLKDIIINFVSSGIQFMEPDDQKLTVPREMAERFYAAAFLEVIVWWLENDMPYTPKFMATQLMRITIKGPYINNPFEK, encoded by the coding sequence ATGTCGAAAAAAATGGATCCACGCGTAATAAGAACACGCCAATTATTGAGAGATGCACTGGTGGAATTAATCGATGAACAAGGCTATGAGAAAATTACAGTACAAGATATTACAAAACGAGCCACTTTAAACCGAGCTACTTTTTATTTACATTTTCGCGATAAATTAGACCTTCTCTATCAAAGCTCTATGGAAACTTTACAGCAATTAGTTCGTTGTATTCACCCAAATTTTGAAGAGAAAAAGGAGTTTGATTTATTACCTAATTACGATCAGCCACATGACACATTTATGCGTTTGTTTGAGCAAATTGCATCAAATAGTAAGCTTTATAAAGTGTATCTTACGGAAAAAAATATCCCTTATTTTTCTGATGGCCTAAAAGACATTATTATTAATTTTGTCTCAAGTGGTATTCAATTTATGGAGCCTGACGATCAAAAGCTGACAGTGCCCCGTGAGATGGCTGAACGTTTTTATGCTGCTGCCTTTCTCGAGGTGATTGTTTGGTGGTTAGAAAATGACATGCCGTATACGCCCAAATTTATGGCAACGCAGTTAATGCGTATTACTATTAAAGGCCCTTACATCAACAATCCCTTTGAAAAGTAA
- a CDS encoding pyridoxal phosphate-dependent aminotransferase codes for MPLPNHGANPHNVYQQLGLTMPEVVYDFSENVNAEGPPAFVEARWRTLYSLIQRYPDPDGEPFLTKVAAFHQVAKETILLGNGASELFSVVARRYVGKRVIIVHPTFSEYERTLRAAGADIVPILVTDFIHYTLPMDVLKEEMEKADALYICTPNNPTGVLPKKEDLLALVEHGRSVSCELVIDEAFMDWVGEAYSMIHHCAQNPHVIVVRSMTKMYAIPGLRLGYLVAHSSIVSTLKDMLPHWNLNAFALVIGAGCLDEQQYCQQAIAYATTQRGRLHQYLQENGCQVTNSVTNYVCFTLPQGQQADPFFTYCLGQGVVLRHTKNFQGLQGEWFRIGIKDIAAMTSLHNCLQAWFNANKGREK; via the coding sequence ATGCCATTACCTAATCACGGAGCAAATCCGCACAATGTCTATCAGCAATTAGGCTTAACGATGCCAGAAGTAGTTTATGATTTTAGCGAAAATGTCAATGCTGAGGGACCACCAGCCTTTGTAGAGGCTCGTTGGCGAACACTTTATTCGCTTATTCAGCGCTACCCAGATCCTGATGGCGAGCCTTTTTTAACGAAGGTTGCTGCTTTTCATCAGGTCGCAAAGGAGACGATTTTACTAGGCAATGGGGCATCAGAGCTCTTTAGTGTAGTAGCAAGACGCTATGTGGGCAAGCGTGTCATTATCGTACATCCAACTTTTTCTGAATATGAGCGAACATTGCGGGCTGCAGGTGCGGATATTGTGCCTATTTTGGTGACTGATTTTATTCATTACACATTGCCAATGGATGTGCTCAAGGAGGAAATGGAGAAGGCGGACGCTCTTTATATTTGTACGCCAAATAATCCAACAGGGGTATTACCGAAAAAAGAAGATTTACTCGCTTTAGTGGAGCACGGAAGAAGTGTTAGCTGTGAGCTTGTGATCGACGAGGCCTTTATGGATTGGGTGGGTGAAGCGTATTCTATGATTCATCATTGCGCGCAAAATCCACATGTGATAGTGGTGCGTTCGATGACCAAAATGTATGCGATTCCAGGTTTACGACTTGGTTATTTAGTCGCGCATTCTTCCATTGTAAGCACTTTAAAGGACATGCTGCCTCATTGGAATTTAAATGCCTTTGCACTTGTGATTGGTGCAGGCTGTTTAGATGAACAGCAGTATTGTCAGCAGGCGATTGCCTATGCGACAACACAAAGAGGGCGATTACATCAGTATTTACAAGAAAACGGCTGTCAAGTAACGAACAGTGTGACGAATTATGTGTGCTTCACGTTACCACAAGGACAGCAGGCCGATCCCTTTTTCACGTATTGCCTTGGACAAGGGGTTGTCTTACGTCATACAAAAAACTTTCAAGGGTTACAGGGTGAATGGTTCCGTATAGGGATAAAAGATATTGCGGCCATGACTTCTTTACATAATTGTCTGCAAGCTTGGTTTAACGCAAATAAGGGGAGAGAAAAGTGA
- the cobS gene encoding adenosylcobinamide-GDP ribazoletransferase: protein MKTVWHSLQLAFQFFTVLPVHKELPLTRPTITGMFACLPWIGALMGTTVAAVLYGLTQWTASSEVMLAFIIIALFALWTGGLHLDGFIDMGDAYFSYRDRDKRLEILDDPRVGAFGVLSVLFLLMGKFVVLHELFVQHKFALWMVLFVPFLTRVGMSFYFLSLDCSKEKGLAYFFKSHIHASLLKVFMLLSLGIALAVVVIFTQFSLLPIVLVIILAFALLIFRQFTLRNFGGVSGDLLGASIEGMEVVLWVTLLLCA, encoded by the coding sequence ATGAAAACTGTTTGGCATAGCCTACAATTGGCATTTCAATTTTTTACGGTTTTGCCAGTACATAAAGAGCTACCGTTAACTAGGCCAACGATTACAGGGATGTTTGCCTGTTTACCTTGGATAGGAGCGTTAATGGGAACAACTGTGGCAGCAGTACTCTACGGTCTCACACAGTGGACAGCGAGCAGTGAGGTCATGCTAGCTTTTATAATCATAGCGCTTTTTGCCTTATGGACTGGTGGTTTGCATTTAGATGGCTTTATTGATATGGGTGATGCTTATTTTTCCTACCGAGATCGGGACAAGCGATTAGAAATTTTAGACGACCCACGTGTTGGCGCTTTCGGTGTATTGTCTGTGCTGTTTTTACTAATGGGGAAATTTGTTGTCCTCCATGAGCTTTTCGTCCAACACAAATTCGCCTTATGGATGGTGCTGTTTGTACCTTTTCTCACTAGAGTTGGGATGAGCTTTTATTTTCTGTCCCTGGACTGTTCGAAAGAAAAAGGTCTCGCGTATTTTTTTAAATCCCATATTCACGCAAGTCTCTTAAAAGTGTTCATGCTGTTATCACTGGGCATAGCTCTGGCGGTTGTTGTCATTTTTACTCAATTCTCTCTGCTGCCCATTGTATTAGTTATTATTTTAGCATTCGCACTGTTGATTTTTAGACAATTTACGCTACGTAATTTTGGTGGTGTATCAGGGGATTTACTTGGTGCATCTATTGAAGGGATGGAGGTTGTGCTATGGGTGACATTGTTACTGTGCGCTTGA
- the cbiB gene encoding adenosylcobinamide-phosphate synthase CbiB, whose amino-acid sequence MMAIVIACIIGLLFDLLVGDPPKLPHPVRWIGHLIQSQTALWNKGKWRKLRGMVMALAVVGTTMFVVTLILLLSYQVSIIFGILVEGLLIGIGLAQRSLKEAAMAVYEPLVKGDFAEARVKLSWIVGRDTDKLGEDEIVRGVVETVSENTSDGVTAPLFYAFLFGAIGLWGYKAVNTLDSMVGYKNDKYKDFGMFSAKLDDVLNFIPSRMTGFLIVLGTKNETDRTLGKRLKIWAQDAKKHPSPNSGYLEAATAVQLGVQLGGKNTYQGVVSHRAIMGEKLVPLTKEHIATSIIHMRIATILFTLVMLAVEVLIYAIT is encoded by the coding sequence ATGATGGCTATCGTAATTGCCTGTATCATTGGGCTTTTGTTTGATTTACTCGTAGGAGACCCTCCTAAACTCCCTCATCCTGTACGCTGGATTGGACACTTGATTCAATCGCAAACGGCGCTCTGGAATAAGGGCAAATGGCGAAAGCTGCGTGGCATGGTGATGGCTCTTGCAGTCGTAGGCACGACCATGTTTGTGGTGACATTGATTTTGCTTCTTAGCTATCAGGTAAGTATTATTTTTGGCATCCTTGTAGAGGGACTTCTCATTGGGATTGGCCTCGCTCAGCGGAGCTTGAAGGAGGCTGCGATGGCTGTATATGAGCCACTTGTTAAAGGTGACTTTGCAGAGGCACGTGTCAAGCTGTCGTGGATTGTCGGTCGTGACACCGATAAGCTGGGAGAAGATGAGATTGTGCGTGGTGTAGTAGAAACGGTGTCTGAAAATACAAGCGATGGTGTGACAGCTCCACTTTTTTATGCCTTCTTATTTGGTGCAATTGGTTTATGGGGCTATAAGGCTGTCAATACATTAGATTCAATGGTTGGCTATAAAAATGACAAATACAAAGACTTTGGAATGTTCTCGGCAAAGCTCGATGATGTATTGAATTTTATTCCAAGTCGAATGACAGGCTTCCTTATTGTCCTTGGCACGAAAAATGAAACGGATCGAACGCTTGGCAAGCGGCTAAAGATTTGGGCACAGGACGCTAAAAAGCATCCAAGTCCAAACAGTGGCTATTTAGAGGCAGCGACGGCCGTTCAGCTAGGTGTGCAGCTTGGTGGGAAAAATACGTATCAGGGGGTTGTCTCTCATAGGGCTATTATGGGAGAAAAATTAGTCCCTTTGACGAAGGAACATATTGCAACATCTATTATTCATATGCGTATTGCCACAATACTCTTTACGCTTGTGATGTTAGCTGTGGAGGTGCTTATTTATGCCATTACCTAA
- a CDS encoding adenosylcobinamide amidohydrolase produces the protein MPILTKDCIQIFDQYVALQTDSPMKVVSSAMHNPGFGHYTHLLNRTVPITYDERQPHLELQQYLQAQHFPLDNTVAMMTAVQAKFATIRDFTYEGIQLVVMITAGLGNAVDITRAFHREEQYHAGTINTWLVINGKLSDEALFQAMISTTEAKVKALMDEGITDPTTGTQATGTSTDSLLIASTEEGDFHQYAGPITMLGKVIGYGVYETMREAISKYKKDKEERAL, from the coding sequence TTGCCTATACTGACAAAGGATTGCATTCAAATTTTTGACCAATATGTGGCCCTACAAACCGATTCACCTATGAAGGTTGTATCCTCAGCCATGCATAATCCTGGCTTTGGTCATTATACCCATCTACTGAATCGAACGGTGCCTATTACCTATGATGAGCGACAGCCACATCTTGAATTACAGCAGTATTTGCAGGCACAACACTTTCCATTAGACAACACGGTGGCGATGATGACGGCAGTCCAGGCCAAGTTTGCGACCATTCGTGACTTTACATATGAAGGTATTCAGCTTGTCGTTATGATTACTGCGGGATTAGGAAATGCGGTGGATATTACGCGGGCTTTTCATCGGGAAGAGCAGTACCATGCAGGCACCATTAATACATGGCTAGTCATTAATGGAAAACTATCTGATGAAGCGTTATTTCAAGCCATGATTTCAACAACGGAAGCCAAGGTCAAAGCGTTAATGGATGAAGGGATTACAGACCCAACAACAGGCACACAAGCTACAGGTACTTCTACTGATAGCTTGTTGATTGCTTCAACAGAAGAGGGAGACTTTCATCAATATGCTGGTCCTATTACCATGCTTGGTAAGGTCATCGGTTACGGTGTCTATGAGACAATGCGTGAGGCGATCAGCAAATACAAAAAAGATAAAGAGGAGAGGGCTTTATGA